One window of Chloroflexi bacterium ADurb.Bin180 genomic DNA carries:
- the tpiA gene encoding Triosephosphate isomerase: MRKPIIAGNWKMFKTVTEAATLVREVRSDLDAVGEVECVLCPPFTSLSVVAELVKGTGLRVGAQNMHWEDQGAFTGEVSPLMVKELCQYVIIGHSERRQYFGETDESVNRKVKAALKHGLIPIVCVGENLTQNEAGLTDSVVSGQVRAALADLAAAQVSGLVIAYEPIWAIGTGKAATGNLANRTIGTAVRGTINQLYGAHAAQSVRIQYGGSVSPDNISEFMSQPEIDGALVGGASLVAAKFVPIIRQAAASKRR, encoded by the coding sequence ATGCGCAAGCCGATCATCGCTGGCAACTGGAAGATGTTCAAGACCGTCACCGAAGCCGCAACTCTGGTGCGCGAAGTGCGCTCTGACCTGGATGCGGTGGGCGAGGTCGAGTGCGTGCTCTGCCCGCCGTTCACCAGCCTGAGCGTCGTCGCCGAGCTGGTGAAGGGCACAGGCCTCAGAGTGGGAGCCCAGAATATGCACTGGGAGGACCAGGGAGCGTTCACTGGCGAGGTCTCGCCCCTGATGGTCAAGGAACTGTGCCAGTATGTGATCATCGGCCATTCCGAGCGTCGCCAGTATTTCGGTGAGACCGACGAGTCCGTGAACCGCAAGGTCAAGGCCGCGCTCAAGCATGGCCTTATCCCCATCGTCTGCGTGGGTGAGAACCTGACCCAGAACGAGGCTGGTCTGACTGATTCAGTGGTCAGCGGCCAGGTTCGCGCCGCCCTGGCGGACCTGGCGGCGGCTCAGGTCAGTGGTCTGGTCATCGCCTACGAGCCCATCTGGGCAATCGGCACAGGCAAGGCTGCCACTGGCAACCTCGCCAACCGCACCATTGGCACCGCCGTGCGCGGTACCATTAACCAGCTCTATGGTGCCCACGCAGCACAGTCAGTGCGCATTCAGTACGGCGGAAGCGTGAGCCCCGACAACATCTCTGAATTCATGAGCCAACCCGAGATCGACGGCGCTCTCGTGGGCGGCGCCAGTCTCGTCGCCGCCAAGTTCGTGCCGATCATCCGGCAGGCGGCGGCCAGCAAGAGACGCTAG
- a CDS encoding cofactor-independent phosphoglycerate mutase, whose product MDLDLIRKLTVPSESKIVFLVMDGLGGLPREPGGLTELETARTPNLDALASRSVCGCTVPVGPGITPGSGPGHLALFGYDPLHFVIGRGVLEAVGIDLDLGPDDVAGRGNFCTIDNQGRVTDRRAGRISTETCVRLTGLLRDRVRLPGVEFLVEPVKEHRFVLVLRGKGLGGELSESDPQQLGVAPLDIHPLSSAPDRAASQRTADLVNEFSAQARRILSGEPAANAVLLRGLDRRPSIPTMAEVYGLRSAAIAVYPMYRGLAKLVGMTALPSGTKLADEFDALEKYWKDYDFFYLHFKYTDSRGEDGDFDAKVAMVEEFDQFVPRVMNLKPDVVVVTGDHSTPSLLKGHSWHPVPSLVYSPYCRCDGTAKFGERACARGALGTFPAVDLMPLAMANALRLTKFGA is encoded by the coding sequence ATGGACCTGGATCTCATCCGCAAGCTCACGGTGCCCTCGGAAAGCAAGATCGTCTTCCTGGTCATGGACGGACTGGGGGGTCTACCGCGCGAGCCAGGCGGACTCACCGAGCTGGAGACAGCCAGAACCCCCAACCTCGATGCGCTCGCCTCGCGCTCCGTGTGCGGCTGCACCGTGCCGGTCGGACCTGGCATTACGCCCGGCAGTGGCCCCGGCCATCTGGCGCTCTTTGGCTATGACCCGCTGCACTTTGTCATCGGTCGCGGGGTGCTGGAGGCAGTGGGTATCGACCTGGACCTCGGCCCAGACGACGTGGCCGGCCGCGGCAACTTTTGCACCATCGACAACCAGGGCAGGGTGACCGACCGGCGCGCCGGGCGCATCTCCACCGAGACCTGCGTCCGCCTGACCGGCCTGCTGCGCGACAGGGTACGTCTCCCTGGAGTCGAGTTCTTGGTAGAGCCAGTCAAGGAGCATCGCTTTGTCCTCGTTCTGCGGGGAAAGGGCCTCGGCGGTGAACTCAGCGAATCAGACCCACAGCAGCTTGGCGTTGCGCCGCTGGACATTCATCCCCTGTCGTCTGCGCCGGACCGCGCCGCGTCACAGCGGACCGCCGACCTGGTCAACGAGTTCTCGGCCCAGGCGCGCCGAATACTCTCAGGGGAGCCTGCCGCGAACGCAGTGCTGCTGCGAGGCCTCGATAGACGGCCGTCCATCCCAACCATGGCCGAGGTGTACGGACTGCGCTCTGCCGCCATCGCCGTCTACCCGATGTATCGCGGTCTGGCCAAGCTGGTGGGCATGACCGCTCTCCCCAGCGGGACCAAACTGGCTGACGAGTTCGATGCGCTGGAGAAGTACTGGAAGGACTATGACTTTTTCTATCTGCACTTCAAGTACACCGACAGCCGAGGTGAGGACGGCGACTTTGACGCCAAGGTAGCCATGGTAGAGGAGTTCGATCAGTTCGTGCCGCGGGTGATGAACCTGAAACCGGATGTCGTCGTCGTGACCGGCGACCACTCTACGCCGTCACTGCTCAAGGGTCACAGTTGGCACCCGGTTCCTTCACTGGTCTACTCGCCCTACTGCCGGTGCGACGGCACAGCCAAGTTCGGCGAGCGTGCCTGTGCCAGAGGCGCTCTGGGAACGTTCCCGGCGGTAGATCTGATGCCCCTGGCCATGGCCAACGCCTTGCGGCTGACCAAGTTCGGAGCTTAG
- the cca gene encoding CCA-adding enzyme → MKVILTHENADFDALAAQLAASMLYSGAIPLLSRRLNSDVMAFLQLYREQLPFRSVEQLARRHVTDAIIVDAQSVPSVRGMDATTSYTIVDHHPLRGERRNGVGYLVEEVGATTTLLVEQLRERRMALTPVEATLMLMGIYEDTGSLMYTSTTSRDLRSAAWLLESGASLSVANDFLRRPLDERYQEVYGQLVDNVEWHNRHGQAVLVAVAHLDEYLEELSTLAHKVDDVFDPDASFLLFVFKDQMQLIARSSSKAVDVGEIARVFGGGGHEAAAAAMIMGSDWEGVKKRLVDELKHRIKPPVTVRQIMSYGVHSLSPEMTVAEADGYVRRYGHEGFPVVENGQLVGVLTRREIDRAMQHGLGSSSVRNYMHKGNVAVSPSDGVNRVQQIMTDHGVGQVPVVEDGKVLGIVTRTDLIKLWTSHAQPDRRGEIQEKLRKALPVPLLNLLWQARDVANKMGHSLYVVGGFVRDLMLGVPNLDLDLVVEGDAVSVARELAKQLKGRVRSHSRFGTAKILLEGTKGTSLPASLDFVTARTEFYQHPTALPEVERSSIKQDLYRRDFTINTMAICLDGDRYGDLLDFYGGERDLRDGLVRVLHIFSFVEDPTRIMRAVRLEQRLGFRLETRTAELVADALELLNRVSGERLRHELELILDERAPAVAVRRLGELGVLRGLEPGLEYDNWLAGKLESSVAWHQNQVTAVRPGSEASAVHLEQNKLLLALLTYRLDKMQLTRFLDRLRFGLEVRKFLREVHQLRSLANRLEKPELKPSRVYRLLDGYSADAATAFWLALDSEVARQHVRLYLDRLRWVRTLVGGEYLKGLGLRPGPLYGRVLDRLLFARLDGRIHTLHDEQSLARRLVARLAESDAAEEGQD, encoded by the coding sequence TTGAAGGTCATCCTGACGCACGAGAATGCAGATTTCGATGCGCTGGCAGCACAACTGGCGGCAAGTATGCTGTACAGCGGGGCCATTCCTCTGCTTTCGCGGCGCCTCAACAGCGACGTGATGGCTTTCCTGCAACTCTACCGCGAGCAGCTTCCTTTTCGCTCCGTGGAACAGCTGGCGCGCCGGCACGTGACCGATGCAATCATCGTCGATGCCCAGTCCGTTCCCTCGGTGCGGGGGATGGATGCGACGACAAGCTACACCATCGTGGATCACCACCCTCTGCGTGGAGAACGACGAAACGGAGTTGGCTACCTGGTGGAGGAGGTCGGTGCGACGACGACGCTGCTGGTGGAGCAGCTCAGGGAGCGGCGCATGGCGCTCACTCCGGTCGAGGCTACGTTGATGCTAATGGGCATCTACGAGGACACCGGATCACTGATGTACACATCGACTACGTCACGCGATCTGCGCAGTGCGGCCTGGCTGCTGGAGAGTGGAGCCAGTCTTTCCGTAGCCAACGACTTTTTGCGGCGCCCTCTGGACGAGCGCTACCAGGAGGTCTATGGACAACTGGTGGACAACGTCGAGTGGCACAATCGACACGGACAGGCGGTACTGGTGGCTGTGGCTCATCTGGATGAGTATCTGGAGGAGCTGTCAACGCTGGCTCACAAGGTAGACGACGTTTTCGACCCTGATGCTTCCTTCCTACTCTTTGTGTTCAAGGATCAGATGCAGCTCATCGCCAGGAGCTCGAGCAAGGCCGTGGACGTAGGTGAGATTGCGCGCGTGTTTGGCGGGGGCGGGCACGAGGCGGCTGCTGCGGCGATGATCATGGGCAGCGACTGGGAGGGGGTGAAAAAGCGCCTGGTCGATGAGCTCAAACACCGCATCAAGCCGCCGGTCACCGTGCGGCAGATCATGTCCTACGGCGTGCACAGCCTGAGTCCGGAAATGACGGTGGCCGAGGCGGATGGCTACGTGCGCCGCTACGGCCACGAGGGATTCCCGGTGGTTGAGAACGGCCAGCTAGTGGGTGTGCTAACCAGGCGCGAGATTGACCGGGCGATGCAGCATGGATTGGGCAGTTCCAGCGTGCGGAACTATATGCACAAAGGCAATGTCGCTGTTTCGCCCTCGGATGGTGTGAACCGCGTGCAGCAGATCATGACCGATCATGGCGTGGGGCAGGTCCCTGTGGTTGAGGATGGCAAGGTCCTGGGCATTGTCACGCGCACGGATCTGATCAAGCTGTGGACCAGCCATGCCCAGCCGGACCGCCGGGGTGAGATTCAGGAGAAGCTGCGCAAGGCGCTGCCTGTTCCGCTGCTGAACCTCCTCTGGCAGGCGCGTGACGTGGCCAACAAGATGGGCCACTCCCTGTACGTGGTCGGCGGCTTTGTGCGCGACCTGATGCTAGGCGTGCCCAATCTCGATCTGGACCTGGTGGTGGAGGGAGATGCGGTCTCGGTCGCAAGAGAGCTGGCGAAGCAGTTGAAGGGCCGCGTGCGCAGTCACTCTCGCTTTGGCACAGCCAAGATACTACTCGAAGGAACCAAGGGGACGAGCCTGCCGGCTTCATTGGACTTTGTCACGGCGCGAACCGAGTTCTATCAACACCCGACTGCCCTGCCGGAGGTGGAGCGCAGCTCCATCAAACAGGATCTCTACCGGCGCGACTTTACGATTAACACCATGGCCATCTGCCTCGATGGTGACCGCTACGGTGACCTCCTGGATTTCTATGGCGGGGAACGAGACCTGCGAGATGGCCTGGTGAGGGTGCTGCACATCTTTAGCTTTGTCGAAGATCCGACGCGCATCATGAGGGCCGTTCGGCTGGAGCAGCGGCTGGGATTTCGACTAGAGACCCGTACGGCCGAACTCGTAGCAGATGCGTTGGAGCTGCTGAATCGAGTGAGCGGCGAGCGCCTCAGACACGAGCTGGAACTGATACTGGACGAGCGCGCCCCGGCCGTTGCCGTGCGGCGGCTCGGCGAGCTGGGGGTGCTGCGCGGCCTCGAGCCGGGTCTGGAGTACGACAATTGGCTGGCCGGCAAGCTCGAGTCGTCGGTAGCGTGGCATCAGAATCAGGTCACGGCTGTTCGCCCCGGGTCCGAGGCCTCTGCAGTCCACCTTGAACAGAACAAGCTGCTGTTGGCCCTGTTGACCTACCGCCTCGACAAGATGCAGCTTACGCGATTCCTTGACCGGCTGCGTTTTGGCCTCGAGGTACGCAAGTTCCTGAGAGAGGTACATCAGCTGAGGTCGCTGGCCAACCGGCTGGAGAAACCGGAGCTCAAGCCAAGCCGTGTCTACCGATTGCTGGACGGATACTCAGCGGACGCGGCCACCGCCTTCTGGCTGGCCCTGGACTCGGAAGTGGCACGGCAGCATGTGCGCCTCTACCTGGATCGCCTGCGCTGGGTGCGCACGCTGGTAGGCGGGGAGTACCTGAAGGGTCTTGGCCTGCGGCCGGGACCTCTGTACGGGCGGGTGCTGGACAGGCTGTTGTTCGCCCGGCTGGATGGCCGGATTCACACGCTGCACGATGAGCAATCGCTGGCACGGCGCCTGGTGGCGAGGCTGGCCGAGTCGGACGCTGCTGAAGAGGGCCAGGACTGA